Proteins found in one Lysinibacillus fusiformis genomic segment:
- the cas5b gene encoding type I-B CRISPR-associated protein Cas5b, with protein sequence MKGIRIEAYQNLVNYKKPTSFQLKESYPLPPYSTVIGMVHAACGFTSYVPMQVSIQGKYHAKVNDLWTRYEFAGSSYEQGRHQLKVELSDGKAHGITRGVSTTELLVDVELVLHIVPEDKQYIPIIIDALKSPAEYLSLGRREDLLQINVVKEVEIEFQEMEEDKEVDFDIFIPQSMTKSDIYGKVGTSYRLNKTYKLLEIAKGKHIRQWEKVIVSHVPASSTNYLVAYEKVLFDKDGYTVFLV encoded by the coding sequence ATGAAGGGGATTCGGATTGAGGCTTATCAGAACCTAGTGAACTACAAAAAGCCTACGAGTTTTCAATTAAAGGAATCATATCCACTGCCCCCGTACTCAACTGTTATTGGCATGGTGCATGCGGCATGTGGCTTTACAAGTTATGTGCCAATGCAGGTGAGTATTCAGGGAAAATATCATGCAAAGGTCAATGATTTATGGACGCGCTATGAGTTTGCTGGTAGTTCATACGAGCAAGGTCGCCATCAGTTGAAAGTGGAGTTATCAGATGGAAAAGCACATGGTATTACACGCGGTGTTTCCACAACAGAGCTATTAGTAGATGTCGAACTAGTATTGCATATTGTACCAGAGGACAAGCAATACATTCCAATCATTATCGACGCACTAAAATCACCTGCTGAATATTTATCACTTGGTAGACGTGAGGATTTATTGCAGATTAATGTGGTGAAGGAAGTAGAAATAGAGTTTCAAGAAATGGAAGAAGACAAGGAAGTTGATTTTGATATTTTTATTCCGCAATCGATGACCAAGAGTGATATTTATGGAAAAGTCGGTACATCCTATCGTTTAAATAAAACATATAAATTATTAGAAATCGCTAAAGGAAAGCACATTCGTCAGTGGGAAAAAGTGATTGTTTCCCATGTACCGGCTTCTTCAACTAACTATCTTGTTGCATATGAAAAAGTGCTTTTCGATAAAGATGGCTATACCGTATTTTTAGTATAA
- the cas3 gene encoding CRISPR-associated helicase Cas3' gives MFEKLLAKSATKTSAAQTIIEHTNHLINRWETFRKIYPNALSKKDWDILLQAVKYHDIGKANTKFQNKVRAIGERIKDVFPELNEIPHNYLSCAFMPIKNLITRYGKEDATILILAVYYHHERAEQNMYESGDEIKKDLQKYVPLLNGDFNIREEPKFDYRKFTDRKFLRNREHLYRFVSIKGLLNKLDYAASGNYEVEIPSDGLSQKMEIYFSDKNRTRNKLQDYLYARQQDNHVVIASTGIGKTEAALLWLGNDKGIFTLPLKVSINAIYDRLINEIGCSKKNTGLLHSGMHAEYVKRADEQDLDLITITHAKNLSMPLTVTTIDQIIDFVGLFPGFEMKLATLAYSKIIIDEIQMYSARLAAFIVLGLKYITDIGGKFLIMTATLPPLFIEALKRLGVPFEKREDPFFKLNTINQPIQRHFMQIVEKDLTLEEILKYPMEQKVLIIVNTVTKAQQLYKEFEETGIKASLLHSRFISKHRQEKEDAILALGNKDCLKTGIWITTQLVEASVDIDFDILFTELSEASGLFQRMGRIYRTRDYVKNIPNIYVFTGDPLPSGIANNKKSVVDFTIFSKSKEVLLQYNNQLMDEKIKMEIVEQVYSREALGAACEYIQTFDETLAWYEDLLPYQEENKPTLRDIQNQLVIPYGVYRENELEIENIKHELSKRLAWQTKINLLMELQKFTVPIATWAYDNARKRKNGEVTSTIRVDRYTEYPVVTYQYTEELGLIFANDVDAFFQ, from the coding sequence ATGTTTGAAAAGCTACTAGCAAAATCTGCAACAAAAACATCCGCTGCACAAACGATTATTGAGCATACGAACCATTTAATTAATAGATGGGAAACATTTCGTAAAATTTATCCAAATGCATTGTCAAAGAAAGATTGGGATATTTTACTACAAGCGGTGAAGTATCACGATATAGGGAAGGCAAATACCAAATTTCAGAATAAAGTACGAGCAATAGGAGAGCGTATAAAGGATGTATTCCCTGAATTAAATGAAATTCCTCACAATTACTTAAGTTGTGCATTTATGCCGATTAAAAATCTAATCACTCGGTATGGTAAAGAGGATGCTACGATATTAATTTTAGCTGTTTATTATCACCACGAACGGGCAGAGCAAAATATGTACGAGAGTGGTGATGAGATTAAAAAGGATTTACAAAAATACGTGCCACTATTAAATGGTGATTTTAATATTCGTGAGGAACCTAAATTTGATTATCGAAAATTTACGGATCGAAAATTTCTTAGAAACCGTGAGCATCTGTATCGTTTCGTTAGCATAAAGGGTTTATTAAATAAGTTGGATTATGCGGCAAGTGGAAATTATGAAGTTGAAATTCCTTCTGATGGTTTGTCACAAAAGATGGAAATATATTTTAGTGATAAAAATCGCACTCGAAATAAGTTACAAGACTATCTATATGCTCGACAACAAGATAATCATGTAGTCATTGCGTCAACAGGTATTGGGAAAACAGAAGCTGCACTTTTGTGGCTTGGTAATGACAAGGGCATTTTCACGCTGCCATTAAAAGTGTCCATCAATGCGATTTATGACCGATTGATTAATGAAATTGGCTGCAGCAAAAAGAATACAGGATTACTGCATAGCGGTATGCATGCTGAATATGTCAAACGTGCGGATGAGCAAGACCTTGATTTAATAACGATCACACATGCGAAAAATCTATCTATGCCGCTTACAGTGACAACGATTGATCAAATTATTGATTTTGTGGGGTTATTTCCAGGCTTTGAAATGAAACTTGCCACATTAGCCTATAGCAAAATTATTATTGATGAAATTCAAATGTACAGCGCAAGATTAGCTGCCTTTATCGTATTAGGGTTGAAGTATATTACGGATATAGGCGGTAAGTTTTTAATTATGACTGCCACATTGCCACCACTTTTCATAGAAGCATTAAAACGATTGGGAGTTCCGTTTGAAAAACGAGAAGACCCATTTTTTAAATTAAATACCATTAATCAGCCAATTCAGCGTCATTTTATGCAAATTGTTGAAAAGGATTTAACGCTAGAAGAAATTTTAAAGTATCCAATGGAACAAAAGGTATTAATCATTGTAAATACGGTGACGAAAGCACAGCAATTATATAAAGAATTTGAAGAAACAGGGATAAAGGCTTCTCTTTTACACAGCCGTTTTATCAGCAAGCACCGTCAAGAAAAGGAAGATGCGATTTTAGCATTAGGAAACAAAGATTGCCTAAAAACGGGAATATGGATTACAACACAGTTAGTAGAAGCAAGTGTTGATATTGATTTTGATATTTTATTTACTGAGCTTTCGGAGGCATCAGGTTTATTTCAACGGATGGGGCGTATTTATCGAACGCGAGATTATGTAAAAAACATACCGAATATTTACGTTTTTACAGGCGATCCATTGCCATCAGGTATTGCAAACAACAAAAAATCTGTTGTTGATTTTACAATTTTCTCTAAATCTAAGGAGGTGTTACTGCAATATAACAATCAGCTAATGGATGAGAAAATTAAAATGGAGATTGTGGAGCAAGTGTATAGTAGAGAAGCTTTAGGAGCAGCGTGCGAATATATTCAAACATTTGATGAAACATTAGCTTGGTATGAGGATTTATTACCTTATCAAGAGGAGAATAAGCCGACCTTAAGAGATATTCAAAATCAATTGGTGATACCATATGGCGTTTATAGGGAAAATGAATTAGAAATAGAGAATATAAAGCATGAATTATCTAAAAGATTAGCATGGCAGACGAAGATTAATTTGTTAATGGAATTGCAAAAATTCACAGTGCCTATCGCAACTTGGGCGTATGATAATGCAAGAAAACGGAAAAATGGAGAGGTTACTTCAACAATTAGAGTTGATCGCTATACAGAATACCCAGTTGTGACCTATCAATATACAGAGGAACTCGGCTTAATTTTTGCAAATGATGTAGATGCCTTCTTTCAATAA
- the cas7i gene encoding type I-B CRISPR-associated protein Cas7/Cst2/DevR, producing MNKKGLTVSMIVEAESANYGEGVGNVASLKKISRGDHEVYTYISRQALRYNIVDQMDINHTPLGMDGSVIQFHPEATIADYPEIDLFGYMKTVKPTKTRAAVVRLSNAVALESYNTDLEFLTNKGLFDRHKSATANEELRGGNIAQSEIHKSFYAYTLTVDLDKIGIDTNDQIEIPLEERAERVISLLRTLKFLYRDIKGRRENLAPIFAIGGVYDLKNPFFENRLKLQNNKLAVATVEGVLALDSHIQQHTHVGLVKGLLANDEEIEQSLQAKPMADFFAQLEQAVSDYYK from the coding sequence ATGAATAAAAAAGGATTAACAGTCAGTATGATAGTTGAAGCAGAAAGTGCCAACTATGGTGAGGGTGTTGGGAACGTTGCTTCTTTGAAAAAAATTTCCCGCGGAGATCATGAAGTGTACACGTATATTTCACGTCAAGCATTGCGTTATAACATTGTCGATCAAATGGATATTAATCACACGCCATTAGGTATGGATGGCTCCGTTATTCAATTTCACCCAGAGGCAACAATCGCAGATTATCCTGAAATTGATTTGTTCGGCTATATGAAAACGGTAAAGCCAACGAAAACTCGTGCTGCCGTTGTACGCTTATCCAATGCTGTCGCATTGGAAAGTTATAATACAGATTTAGAATTTTTAACGAATAAAGGGTTGTTTGACCGCCATAAAAGTGCAACAGCTAATGAGGAATTAAGAGGTGGAAATATTGCACAAAGTGAAATTCATAAATCCTTTTATGCTTACACACTGACGGTGGATTTAGATAAGATTGGGATTGATACAAACGATCAAATCGAAATTCCATTAGAGGAACGTGCTGAGCGTGTTATTTCTTTATTACGTACATTAAAATTTTTATATCGCGATATAAAAGGGCGTCGAGAGAATTTAGCGCCAATTTTTGCGATCGGTGGTGTCTATGATTTAAAAAATCCATTTTTCGAAAATCGGTTAAAGCTTCAAAATAATAAACTTGCCGTTGCAACGGTTGAGGGAGTTTTAGCATTGGATTCACATATTCAACAACATACACATGTTGGCTTAGTCAAAGGATTATTAGCAAACGACGAGGAAATTGAGCAAAGTTTACAAGCCAAACCAATGGCAGACTTCTTCGCGCAGCTAGAGCAGGCTGTATCAGACTATTATAAGTAA
- a CDS encoding methyl-accepting chemotaxis protein gives MKFKTISRRIVFSFSIVIAIVMGYIVYNYFAIKQSNDATEQIVQQELQLLIIDYEQAQSIDLRIAAARGYVLSGREKYKEIFQDNVTKEVSNEEKRSALSSSGEFGKFAEMSKEWNRYIEQEVFAVYDEGNTELATQNLTKMDDIATTIREGYEGLAAQRKLAINEVGTDIIATGEQKQRIAIIVGVGIVLLAVIIELLSARGISRPIVTLTKRMQQMTNGDLSEPPLKIQSKDEVGQLMEATNTMSDILNRLLKHIQTVSNDVAAHSEELLQSTSEVKTGTEQIVHTVTEMASGTELQADHASDVASSMNDFAGKVTTVHHGSKDVQQYSQDVKALTQEGRNLMTTSTKQMEAIQHTVKDAVEQVNGLSKQTQEISKLVAVIQTIAAQTNLLALNAAIEAARAGEQGKGFAVVADEVRTLAEQVAFSVDDITAIVRKIQDDSHAVTSSLEQGYGEVEKGTSQMAATNSTFYRIADAIEAIATGVDGMSVELAEVVHNTVTIHKAVDEIAAVSEQSAAGIQETSATIEQTASSMAEIKHSAEHLAEMAEQLNALIRQFKL, from the coding sequence ATGAAGTTCAAAACAATCAGTAGACGCATTGTTTTTTCCTTTAGCATTGTGATCGCAATTGTGATGGGGTACATTGTTTACAATTACTTTGCTATCAAGCAAAGCAATGATGCGACAGAACAAATTGTACAGCAAGAATTACAACTATTAATCATCGATTACGAGCAGGCACAGTCTATTGATTTAAGGATAGCGGCAGCTAGAGGCTATGTGTTGTCTGGGAGAGAAAAGTATAAAGAGATATTTCAGGATAATGTTACAAAGGAAGTAAGCAACGAAGAAAAACGATCAGCATTATCTTCCTCGGGCGAATTCGGAAAATTTGCGGAGATGTCCAAGGAATGGAACCGTTATATTGAGCAGGAGGTATTTGCGGTATATGACGAAGGAAACACCGAACTGGCTACCCAAAACCTCACGAAAATGGATGACATAGCGACGACCATTCGTGAAGGCTACGAAGGCTTAGCGGCGCAACGAAAGCTAGCCATTAATGAGGTAGGGACGGACATCATTGCCACTGGGGAGCAGAAACAGCGAATCGCCATTATCGTAGGTGTTGGGATTGTTCTTCTAGCAGTGATAATTGAGCTATTAAGTGCTCGTGGTATTTCAAGACCGATTGTGACGTTAACCAAGCGTATGCAGCAAATGACCAATGGCGATTTAAGTGAGCCGCCATTGAAGATTCAATCGAAGGACGAAGTGGGGCAACTGATGGAAGCGACCAATACGATGTCAGATATTTTAAATCGTCTATTAAAGCACATTCAAACAGTGTCCAACGATGTGGCGGCACATAGTGAGGAGCTTCTTCAGTCGACTTCAGAGGTCAAAACAGGGACAGAGCAAATTGTTCATACCGTAACAGAAATGGCGAGTGGGACAGAACTACAGGCAGATCATGCATCAGATGTCGCTTCCTCCATGAATGATTTTGCTGGCAAAGTCACTACGGTTCATCACGGCAGTAAAGATGTTCAACAGTATTCGCAGGATGTGAAAGCTTTAACGCAAGAAGGTAGGAACTTAATGACCACTTCCACAAAACAAATGGAAGCAATCCAGCATACGGTGAAGGATGCTGTGGAACAGGTAAATGGCCTAAGTAAGCAAACACAGGAGATTTCTAAGCTTGTAGCAGTCATTCAAACGATTGCAGCCCAAACAAATTTACTTGCATTGAACGCAGCGATTGAAGCGGCCAGAGCTGGCGAACAGGGGAAAGGCTTTGCTGTGGTGGCGGACGAGGTTCGGACTTTAGCCGAGCAGGTCGCCTTCTCCGTTGATGATATTACAGCGATTGTGAGAAAAATTCAGGATGATTCCCATGCAGTGACCTCCTCGCTAGAGCAAGGCTATGGGGAAGTAGAAAAGGGCACCTCACAAATGGCAGCAACCAATTCAACATTCTATCGAATTGCGGATGCTATTGAGGCCATTGCCACAGGCGTTGACGGTATGTCAGTGGAGCTAGCAGAGGTTGTTCACAATACTGTCACGATTCATAAAGCAGTTGATGAAATAGCTGCTGTCTCCGAACAGTCAGCAGCAGGCATTCAGGAAACATCGGCTACCATTGAGCAGACCGCAAGCTCCATGGCGGAAATTAAACATAGTGCCGAGCATTTAGCAGAAATGGCTGAACAACTAAACGCCCTGATTCGTCAATTTAAGCTCTAG
- the cas4 gene encoding CRISPR-associated protein Cas4, with protein sequence MQWDDLKANGLQVQYLKVCERKLWLHSHQLGFEDEDDKVQQGKVLHDTSYQRQKSKEVLIENLIRIDMMDKHYVGEVKSSSKMEQADKAQILYYLFVLEQMGIYRKGKIHYPKEKRVDEIELTEEDREAIPKWLAQIQQIIQLDKPPKKKKLRYCTKCAYYSFCWVGEEE encoded by the coding sequence ATGCAATGGGACGATTTAAAGGCAAACGGTTTGCAAGTCCAATATTTGAAAGTATGCGAGCGCAAACTATGGTTACATTCACATCAACTTGGCTTTGAGGATGAGGATGATAAAGTACAACAAGGGAAAGTATTGCATGATACGTCCTATCAACGCCAAAAGTCAAAAGAAGTATTGATAGAAAATTTAATTCGCATTGATATGATGGACAAGCATTATGTTGGAGAAGTGAAATCTAGTAGTAAAATGGAACAGGCTGATAAGGCGCAGATTCTATATTATTTATTCGTACTTGAGCAAATGGGGATATATCGAAAAGGCAAAATACATTATCCAAAAGAAAAACGTGTTGATGAAATTGAATTAACGGAAGAGGATAGAGAGGCCATCCCTAAATGGTTAGCCCAAATCCAACAAATTATTCAGCTAGACAAGCCTCCTAAGAAGAAAAAATTAAGATATTGTACAAAATGTGCTTATTATTCATTTTGCTGGGTAGGTGAAGAGGAATGA
- a CDS encoding Cas8a1 family CRISPR/Cas system-associated protein — protein MIELQLDETIYNASILGLCRVFDYAKLEYSKNDHQTISFPESNLANFEEHYFAYLSAQYGHETNYHKMTNSNIVEFLLRAKTDIGDEKNLERLNVHIEKVKYWLSSNSYKNVYPFLSAIPFDFLEAAKSLKKVTQRKKETLEQIQPQIVDAVDALLQIVEHLKHKDAKRFIIPRVLTYQVIQSFWSNVSFLNSNASKKDLYDEYFNYFIKPAEDFLTSKKDEKKYEKNKLTCACCDNKMKSISEAFDLTWVQNLGVDGARKSSHYWNHQRNLFICPICNIVYSCLPLGFTLKNGIGLFINSNQSIVELLSYNKIQLRNDRGEEYTRDKLEEMAYSKIINEMYQHAENKKNVEIDNIQIVKYDKNNESRPYTFNMLSRDKAQQLYDSRNDFHYLTGKFVKENGDYISLYQEVIRRFYNGQRFSDLLYRLIRLVIDGKYADTFSIYKILKISNFGLKGGSHYMTDKELRSIRISGYELRKVYRGQETKLNAISHRLLNALKVKNPNKFMETIVQAYSYKRHEKLGIPIFFTTTLSDIEKFQTIGYAFLIGLNGKDFEKEDMAKEEQVNE, from the coding sequence ATGATTGAACTACAGTTAGATGAAACAATTTACAATGCAAGTATTTTGGGACTTTGCCGTGTATTTGACTATGCAAAACTAGAGTATAGTAAGAACGATCATCAGACTATTAGTTTTCCAGAAAGCAATTTAGCGAACTTTGAAGAACATTATTTTGCCTATTTATCTGCTCAATATGGACATGAAACAAATTACCATAAAATGACTAATTCTAATATTGTAGAGTTTTTATTAAGAGCGAAAACTGACATAGGAGATGAAAAAAACTTAGAACGGCTCAATGTCCATATTGAAAAAGTGAAGTACTGGCTGTCATCGAATAGTTATAAGAATGTCTATCCATTTCTGTCTGCGATTCCATTTGATTTTTTAGAGGCTGCAAAAAGTTTAAAAAAGGTAACACAGAGGAAAAAAGAAACCTTGGAACAAATACAGCCGCAAATTGTAGACGCTGTGGACGCATTACTACAAATTGTCGAGCATTTAAAGCATAAGGATGCAAAGCGATTTATCATCCCACGTGTCCTTACATATCAAGTTATTCAAAGTTTTTGGTCCAATGTTTCCTTTCTAAATAGCAATGCGAGTAAAAAGGATCTCTATGATGAATATTTTAATTACTTCATCAAACCTGCTGAAGATTTTCTAACGTCAAAGAAAGATGAAAAAAAGTATGAAAAAAATAAATTAACATGTGCGTGCTGTGACAACAAAATGAAGTCTATCTCAGAGGCATTTGATCTTACTTGGGTACAAAATTTAGGGGTTGATGGGGCAAGAAAGTCCTCGCATTATTGGAACCATCAGCGCAATTTATTTATTTGTCCAATCTGTAATATTGTGTATAGTTGTCTGCCATTAGGTTTCACATTGAAAAATGGGATAGGTCTCTTTATCAATAGCAATCAATCCATTGTAGAGTTATTATCTTACAATAAAATCCAGTTGCGCAATGATAGAGGAGAAGAATATACACGCGATAAGCTGGAGGAAATGGCCTATTCAAAAATTATCAATGAAATGTATCAACACGCAGAAAACAAGAAGAATGTAGAAATTGATAATATCCAGATTGTTAAATATGACAAAAATAATGAATCCAGACCTTATACATTCAATATGTTATCCCGTGACAAAGCACAGCAGCTGTATGATAGCCGGAATGACTTCCATTACTTGACGGGGAAATTTGTTAAGGAAAATGGAGACTATATAAGCCTCTATCAAGAAGTTATTCGACGTTTTTATAATGGACAGCGTTTTAGTGATTTACTCTATCGTTTAATACGTTTAGTAATCGATGGAAAATATGCGGATACTTTTTCTATCTATAAAATTCTGAAAATTTCAAATTTTGGGTTAAAGGGAGGTTCACATTATATGACAGATAAAGAGTTAAGAAGTATTCGGATTAGCGGCTACGAATTAAGAAAAGTATATCGAGGTCAAGAAACAAAATTAAATGCTATTTCACACCGTTTGTTAAATGCTTTAAAAGTAAAGAATCCCAATAAATTTATGGAAACAATTGTACAAGCGTATAGCTATAAACGTCATGAAAAATTAGGTATACCCATATTTTTCACAACAACACTAAGTGATATTGAAAAATTCCAAACAATTGGCTACGCATTTTTAATAGGATTAAATGGAAAAGATTTCGAAAAAGAGGATATGGCAAAGGAGGAGCAAGTAAATGAATAA
- the cas6 gene encoding CRISPR-associated endoribonuclease Cas6, with the protein MRLQITMEAEKIPKHYHFLAGSIVKAGLSSFNQELKESLYSFEEHHANKAMRPFTGAIYLNGYTLEGDEFIIHQDIRMTISSSDINFMITLYNGLLEHQQMQYKSYTLHIKHVKFLSEKLPTKSQALFKTNSTIIIKDKNNQYLNIDDPNYEKELNYAANECLKSVVGRTLHQPLVFTPVMMHKKVVQLKHDKFKNLNEKGILYLNGFEGSFVLGGHPEDLALLTQTGIGFRRSQMLGCIEMVNE; encoded by the coding sequence ATGAGGTTGCAGATTACTATGGAAGCGGAGAAAATACCTAAGCACTATCACTTTTTAGCTGGGAGTATAGTTAAAGCTGGACTATCTTCGTTCAATCAAGAATTAAAGGAAAGTTTGTATAGCTTTGAGGAACATCATGCTAACAAGGCGATGCGTCCTTTTACAGGAGCGATTTATTTAAATGGTTATACGCTAGAAGGTGATGAATTTATCATCCATCAAGACATTCGCATGACCATTTCTTCATCTGATATAAATTTTATGATAACTCTGTATAATGGCTTACTTGAGCATCAGCAAATGCAATATAAGTCATACACCCTACACATTAAGCATGTTAAATTTTTATCTGAAAAATTACCTACAAAATCTCAAGCTCTATTTAAAACAAACAGCACCATCATTATTAAAGATAAAAACAATCAATATTTAAATATTGATGATCCTAATTATGAGAAGGAATTGAATTATGCGGCGAATGAATGCCTAAAATCTGTTGTTGGGCGAACATTACATCAGCCACTTGTTTTTACACCAGTCATGATGCATAAAAAAGTTGTGCAGTTAAAGCATGACAAGTTTAAAAATTTAAATGAAAAAGGAATTCTTTATTTGAATGGTTTTGAGGGAAGCTTTGTACTAGGAGGACATCCAGAAGATTTAGCTTTATTAACGCAGACGGGTATTGGTTTTAGAAGATCACAAATGCTAGGCTGCATTGAAATGGTGAATGAATAG